TGTTAATGATAACTCTTGCCGTAATACCGTATGTTTTGGCATATACTGATACGGGACTACTTCAAGCAACAATTGAATTCCTTTCTCTTCTACCGCCACAATGAACATAACTTTTTTAATTTGCCCATTAAATCCATTTGCATTAGTTGGTGAAAATTCAAATTTTTGTGCAATCCCGTCAAACGACCGAGAATCGTATGTTTCTTTAAATCCTAGTTCTTGTAACGCCATGAATACTTTCTCTAACGCTTCTGTCGGTGCAATAATGACACGGTCGTGATCTTGATGGTCGGCTGCTTGGACAATTTTTAAATTTGTCTGGAAATAATAAGACACGGTTCGACTGGAAATCATCAAATCATGTGGTAAATCAAAGGAAATTGGGAATTCTTTTCGTTCTTCTTCATAAATAATAAAAGATTCAGTTACTGGAAACGTATACACCGATTTTGTAAACGCTTTATCTTTTATGCGTAAATCCATCATCATATCAATCGTAATACCATCGATGGTTTGCTCGACAGTCCCGCCTTGCACGATTAATGTTCCTGTTAGTTTTTCTCCAATGGAATATTGTGCGCGATCTAAGATTAAATCGACACGCGCTCCCCCTATCCCTAGCTTGGACATTATTCGTTTAAACAAACCATT
The genomic region above belongs to Massilibacterium senegalense and contains:
- a CDS encoding sporulation protein, translated to MFKRIMSKLGIGGARVDLILDRAQYSIGEKLTGTLIVQGGTVEQTIDGITIDMMMDLRIKDKAFTKSVYTFPVTESFIIYEEERKEFPISFDLPHDLMISSRTVSYYFQTNLKIVQAADHQDHDRVIIAPTEALEKVFMALQELGFKETYDSRSFDGIAQKFEFSPTNANGFNGQIKKVMFIVAVEEKGIQLLLEVVPYQYMPKHTVLRQELSLTPSILTEKRDIKSGLSQVMNEMIDHSTAYTHRAFRMNEIKTKNNYPLKGAIGGMVAGLIGGVVLSEILEQPEWEEQTESLLTSVSYDEGYLGEGYVEETDSYFEDMQREDDFIEELDDSFDIFETDDDF